In Octopus sinensis linkage group LG6, ASM634580v1, whole genome shotgun sequence, the sequence TTGAGCTGCTGGAAATTGAAACAAATTTCTGTATTGAAATGGAAgtaatttctttgtatttatcaCATTTTGAGAATTCAAATTTTCATCCGGTAACGCTTTGATAGAATTTTCCAAGAACCTTAGTATTGATTGTACACCACTATCTATTAACGCTAAGGCGTGATTAGCAGGTAATGTTATTGTTTCTGCATTTGTTCTAATTATAACCTCTGAGTTGTAACCTGTAAGTAGTTGTTTgatatttgccaaaatattttggcAGTTTTGTTCCATTTCCTCCAAAAAAATACAAATGTTAGAGCTTTCAAAATTCTGGTTAGATTGTGATGTAATAGATTTTCTTGATGGATAAGTTATACAAGCCTGACTGCCAGAGGAAATTGTAATTCTTGTGTTAACAACTATATTGTTTATTAATTTGAATAAAACTATACACCTGTCAAAATCaatctttacttgtttccataTTTGGTTTATATCTATAGTGCCACCATATTCTGGAAAATTATAACTACATCGTGGATTGATATGAAAAAGCATCGTTGATTTCtgtaatgactgaaagatgtCTAATCTTACACTTAAGCATCTCTGATTTCCTTCAAAGGAGTAATTTGTAGTTTGATGGAGGTACGTTGGGAAATTAGATCTGTTCACCGGTAAAATGTTATCTAAGCAAAGCAAATTAGTAGAACGATcgtcaaaaatattttcagttaacGTTCGAAGTGAATAAGGATTTTCCTTACAAGAAATTAGTGGTTCAACATCTGAAGGAGTAATTGAAAATAAGGAAGTGTTTTCACTGGCATTTGATGGTAGCATCGCCATTCTGACTGACCTTTTAAACAAAATAGAATTTGATCTTTTAGATATTTCGAGGTTCCTGGTCGCTGAAATAGAAACGGAGTCCTGAACATTTACATTTGAACTGTTTGAAACTAACCTCAAAGAAAGATTTCCAGGTAATTCAGAGAAGTTATTTCTCTTTAGTTGATCGTTGACAGAACttagtttttttctgtgaataaATGGGAGTTTATATGTGTTGGCTTTtgatattgttaaattttttttcaccatttttgaagaaaaataattctCTGCACAAGGCTTCAGTGGAGATGAATGATCTGTTAAGGAAGTTCTTATTAGAGAATCCTtggaaagaggacaaaaattaGCATGTAAATACTTTTCATGGGTCATAAAATTTCTGGAATTAACATTTAGAGTGGGTGATGTCGTAGTAACAGGCACCGATTCCATTTGTGAGATATTATTTTGTCCAGTTCTTGATATCGTAActcttgttttaaaatttgattggTTGGTTCCAGACAAGTTAAGATTTGAAATCaggttttcaaatttctttttatttactgtaGGATTACAATTTGAATCATTTATTGAAACAACAGAACCAAAACTTAAAGTacttaaatgtctttgaatatttACAGAGATCTTATTTCTTTTTGATGAGGATATATCCATTTGTCTCCTCTGGGGCAAGAATATGTTATTGTTAGAATCATATGAATTTAGAGCATAGCCTGTACAATTTCTTTGTGCAATATTGGTTAATACTGAAGGAACATTACCAAAGCTACCAATATAAG encodes:
- the LOC115212856 gene encoding uncharacterized protein LOC115212856 isoform X2 gives rise to the protein MVLHNNLSPMDTDEPVREYEFNKYYPTASDSQDNIVPSDNVGEISSASVTTMTTNSNTNVSNCRENSVESSIDTLFTNFEGNFSEKSFMPLSKDYTVTSNLKEIKLPDIMNNNSLPSINTSNVSMFLRRKNSLIKDLNIKPIISKQTPLVTFEQDDVYIPVKDDCQQKMSDFSSRSQPYIGSFGNVPSVLTNIAQRNCTGYALNSYDSNNNIFLPQRRQMDISSSKRNKISVNIQRHLSTLSFGSVVSINDSNCNPTVNKKKFENLISNLNLSGTNQSNFKTRVTISRTGQNNISQMESVPVTTTSPTLNVNSRNFMTHEKYLHANFCPLSKDSLIRTSLTDHSSPLKPCAENYFSSKMVKKNLTISKANTYKLPFIHRKKLSSVNDQLKRNNFSELPGNLSLRLVSNSSNVNVQDSVSISATRNLEISKRSNSILFKRSVRMAMLPSNASENTSLFSITPSDVEPLISCKENPYSLRTLTENIFDDRSTNLLCLDNILPVNRSNFPTYLHQTTNYSFEGNQRCLSVRLDIFQSLQKSTMLFHINPRCSYNFPEYGGTIDINQIWKQVKIDFDRCIVLFKLINNIVVNTRITISSGSQACITYPSRKSITSQSNQNFESSNICIFLEEMEQNCQNILANIKQLLTGYNSEVIIRTNAETITLPANHALALIDSGVQSILRFLENSIKALPDENLNSQNVINTKKLLPFQYRNLFQFPAAQQSPHHFQCLPQILFTKIDDRSSDNKLIPHVSRDISSHEIQSSLIPHIHNHNRRTKQFGLKYTNVSIIFSYVETSIKHKNKKLLFTSAVSSFYASTLQDICFPDCSWDCNYW
- the LOC115212856 gene encoding uncharacterized protein LOC115212856 isoform X1; this translates as MKIMTSQDIQCEGLQNDTESKRDAASVQNQPENINSCDGEWQDASKDEKEQNEKGDEDSKEEEREVKEKDRAMEEWFRQNDVPKYAIPQQKNQNNDDCLAEAQMIQATEEGDILAEALFHTGNDIYLVLHNNLSPMDTDEPVREYEFNKYYPTASDSQDNIVPSDNVGEISSASVTTMTTNSNTNVSNCRENSVESSIDTLFTNFEGNFSEKSFMPLSKDYTVTSNLKEIKLPDIMNNNSLPSINTSNVSMFLRRKNSLIKDLNIKPIISKQTPLVTFEQDDVYIPVKDDCQQKMSDFSSRSQPYIGSFGNVPSVLTNIAQRNCTGYALNSYDSNNNIFLPQRRQMDISSSKRNKISVNIQRHLSTLSFGSVVSINDSNCNPTVNKKKFENLISNLNLSGTNQSNFKTRVTISRTGQNNISQMESVPVTTTSPTLNVNSRNFMTHEKYLHANFCPLSKDSLIRTSLTDHSSPLKPCAENYFSSKMVKKNLTISKANTYKLPFIHRKKLSSVNDQLKRNNFSELPGNLSLRLVSNSSNVNVQDSVSISATRNLEISKRSNSILFKRSVRMAMLPSNASENTSLFSITPSDVEPLISCKENPYSLRTLTENIFDDRSTNLLCLDNILPVNRSNFPTYLHQTTNYSFEGNQRCLSVRLDIFQSLQKSTMLFHINPRCSYNFPEYGGTIDINQIWKQVKIDFDRCIVLFKLINNIVVNTRITISSGSQACITYPSRKSITSQSNQNFESSNICIFLEEMEQNCQNILANIKQLLTGYNSEVIIRTNAETITLPANHALALIDSGVQSILRFLENSIKALPDENLNSQNVINTKKLLPFQYRNLFQFPAAQQSPHHFQCLPQILFTKIDDRSSDNKLIPHVSRDISSHEIQSSLIPHIHNHNRRTKQFGLKYTNVSIIFSYVETSIKHKNKKLLFTSAVSSFYASTLQDICFPDCSWDCNYW